In one Nicotiana sylvestris chromosome 8, ASM39365v2, whole genome shotgun sequence genomic region, the following are encoded:
- the LOC138875789 gene encoding uncharacterized protein, with amino-acid sequence MHVPSYPFATRVQNPKFEKYDGHDDPIAHLKRYCNQLRGAGGKEELLMAYFGESLVGVASEWFIDQDISHWHVWDDMAQAFVKQFQYNIDIVPDRNSLSNMRKKPTESFREYAIKWREQAPRVKPPMDNHELITVFLEAQEPNYFQNMMSAMGRPFAETIKIGKMVENGLKTGRIVSQAALKATTQAIQNGSGSFANRKKRDEGSMMTSGSREVQRGASHPYVQVQ; translated from the coding sequence atgcatgttccctcatatCCATTTGCCACGAGggttcaaaaccccaaatttgagaaatatgatggacacgacgaccctatcgcccacttgaaaaggtactgcaaccagttgAGGGGTGCAGGAGGAAAGGAAGAGTTGCTGATGGCTTACTTTGGGGAAAGCCTTGTGGgggtagcttccgaatggttcattgaccaagacatctctcactggcatgtttgggatgacatggcccaggccttcgtcaagcaattccaatacaacattgatattgtaccagaccgcaattccctatCCAATATGAGGAAAAAGCCGACagaaagctttagggagtacgccatcaagtggagggagcaagcgCCCAGAGTTAAGCCGCCCATGGATAATCATGAGTTGATCACTGTCTTTTTGGAGGCTCAAGAGCctaattatttccaaaacatgatgtctgcaatgggtaGGCCTTTCGCTGAAACAATCAAGATAGGGAAAATGGTCGAAAATGGCCTAAAGACTGGCAGAATTGTAAGTCAGGCTGCTCTCAAAGCCACCACCCAAGCGATCCAAAATGGGTCGGGAAGTTTTGCAAATAGGAAAAAGAGAGATGAAGGTTCTATGATGACCTCGGGATCTAGGGAAGTTCAAAGAGGGGCATCACACCCTTATGTGCAAGTTCAGTAG
- the LOC104221274 gene encoding uncharacterized protein, which yields MKAQALADHLAENPVDNEYMPLSIYFPDEEVNSIEEVVPDDHHVWKMYFDGAVNIKGVGIGAILISPIGHHYPATARLRFFCTNNTAEYEACIMGLKMAIDLDVRELLVMGDSDLLIRPAQGEWETRDIKLIPYRQCVRDLSKRFKSIEFREYPEHAKADQKRTIRRLASDFFLNGEIMYKRTPDLNLLRCIDATEVERIMSEVHSGWVEAVSFKAVTKKAVVDFVHSNIICRFGIPKTIITDNAANLNSHLMKEVCEQFKIMHRHSTPYWPKANGAVKAANKNIKKILRKMIQGSRQWHEKLPFALLVYRTTVRTSVGATPYLLVYKTEAVIPVEVEIPSLRIIVESEIEDTEWVKTRLEQLMLIYEKRLAAVCFGQLYQQRMARAYNKKVRLRQFEVGQLIFKRILPH from the exons atgaaagcacaagctttggcagatcatttggcagagaatccagttgatAATGAGTACATGCCACTTAGCATATACTTCCCGGACGAAGAGGTCAACTCGATAGAGGAAGTGGTTCCAGACGATCACCATGtatggaaaatgtattttgatgggGCTGTCAATATCAAAGGAGTTGGGATCGGGGCAATCCTCATCTCACCTATTGGACACCATTACCCTGCGACGGCCCGACTTCGATTCTTCTGTACTAATAATACggcagaatatgaagcttgtatcatGGGTTTGAAAATGGCCATCGATCTGGATGTGCGTGAACTATtagttatgggagattctgacttgcttATCAGGCcagcccaaggcgaatgggagactcgagacatCAAACTTATTCCGTACAGACAATGTGTGCGAGACTTGAGCAAAAGATTCAAATCtatcgagttcag agaatatccagagcatgccAAAGCAGATCAAAAAAGAACTATAAGGCGACTCGCCAGTGATTTCTTCTTGAATGGGGAAATTAtgtacaagaggaccccagatttaaacttgttgagatgcatagatgctacagAAGTAGAGCGGATCATGAGTGAAGTGCATTCAGGG tgggtggaagccgtctctttcaaagcagtcaccaagaaagcagtggtagactttGTTCACTCCAACATCATTTGtcgctttggtatcccaaagaccattatcactgacaatgcagccaatctaaatagtcatttgatgaaggaggtatgcgaacaatttaaaatcatgcatcgccattctaccccttactggccaaaagccaatggagcAGTTAAAgcggcaaacaagaacatcaagaagattcttaggaagatgatccaaggttctaggcaatggcatgaaaagttgccttttgctcttTTGGTATACCGTACGACTGTTCGCACATCTGTTGGCGCAACTCCGTATCTGCTTGTATACAAAACTGAAGCTGTAATACCCGTTGAAGTCGAAATTCCCTCTCTCCGAATTATTGTGGAATCAGAGATTGAAGAcactgagtgggtcaagacccgattAGAACAACTGATGTTGATCTATGAAAAACGGCTAGCAGCAGTGTGTTTCGGCCAGttataccaacaaagaatggcacgcgcttacaataagaaagtgcgtCTAAGGCAGTTTGAGGTAGGCCAGCTGATTTTTAAACGCATCCTTCCGCACTAG